One Curtobacterium herbarum genomic window carries:
- a CDS encoding D-alanine--D-alanine ligase family protein: protein MSSTAPAPEPTDAELVVSDADDRTTVAVLFGGRSSEHEISCVTAGGIMDVVDRDRYDLLPIGITKDGAFTLQADDPSDWALRGQELPTVPDNGTRVRFPLSGDSRELFVELPDGSVESLGSVDVVFPILHGPFGEDGTIQGLLETAGLPYAGDGVLASALAMDKHVAKAVLEHAGLRVAPWTTVLRRQWQSDPVDVAESVAAHGFPLFVKPARAGSSMGVSRVDEPAQLGAAMDLAFEHDSKVIVEPRVVGREIEVAVLEGRDGTPRTSLPGEIVVAEDGFYDFAAKYLGGDEQLLCPAPLTEAETDEIRSIGARAFEAIGGAGLARVDCFLTDDGFVVNEVNTMPGFTPFSMYPRCWAASGLAYPDLVAELIELGRVAVR from the coding sequence ATGAGCAGCACCGCGCCCGCCCCCGAACCGACCGACGCCGAGCTGGTCGTCAGCGACGCTGACGACCGCACCACCGTCGCCGTGCTGTTCGGCGGCCGGTCGAGCGAGCACGAGATCAGCTGCGTCACCGCCGGCGGGATCATGGACGTCGTCGACCGCGACCGCTACGACCTGCTGCCGATCGGCATCACGAAGGACGGCGCGTTCACCCTGCAGGCGGACGACCCGTCGGACTGGGCGCTGCGCGGCCAGGAGCTGCCGACCGTGCCGGACAACGGCACCCGCGTGCGCTTCCCGCTCTCCGGTGACTCCCGCGAGCTGTTCGTCGAACTGCCCGACGGCTCGGTGGAGTCCCTCGGGTCGGTCGACGTGGTGTTCCCGATCCTGCACGGTCCGTTCGGCGAGGACGGCACGATCCAGGGCCTCCTCGAGACCGCCGGTCTGCCCTACGCCGGTGACGGCGTCCTGGCCAGTGCCCTGGCGATGGACAAGCACGTCGCGAAGGCGGTCCTCGAACACGCCGGCCTGCGCGTCGCACCCTGGACGACCGTGCTCCGTCGGCAGTGGCAGTCCGACCCGGTCGACGTCGCCGAGTCGGTCGCCGCACACGGGTTCCCGCTCTTCGTGAAGCCCGCCCGCGCCGGCTCGAGCATGGGCGTCTCGCGCGTCGACGAGCCCGCACAGCTCGGTGCCGCGATGGACCTGGCCTTCGAGCACGACAGCAAGGTGATCGTCGAGCCCAGGGTCGTCGGGCGCGAGATCGAGGTGGCCGTCCTGGAGGGCCGTGACGGCACCCCGCGCACGAGTCTGCCCGGCGAGATCGTCGTCGCCGAGGACGGCTTCTACGACTTCGCGGCCAAGTACCTGGGTGGCGACGAGCAGCTGCTCTGCCCGGCCCCGCTCACCGAGGCCGAGACCGACGAGATCCGGTCGATCGGGGCACGGGCGTTCGAGGCGATCGGCGGCGCCGGACTGGCACGCGTGGACTGCTTCCTGACCGACGACGGCTTCGTGGTCAACGAGGTCAACACGATGCCGGGCTTCACGCCGTTCTCGATGTACCCGCGCTGCTGGGCGGCGTCGGGACTGGCGTACCCGGACCTCGTCGCCGAGCTCATCGAGCTGGGACGCGTCGCGGTCCGCTGA
- a CDS encoding DUF3515 family protein codes for MDTAPRRPRTVTRRRSALAGLVLAAAVVVGLTGCTNAVAMQPAPSANAAACAGAQVRLPATLNGTLPLRNTSAQATAAWGSPAAVLYHCGVAVPTVSDLPCFAKGSVDWIRDDRGQNVVYTTFGRSPAVQVVIDTKRATADALQDLGDAVSTLPKDGHRCLDPQDVS; via the coding sequence ATGGACACCGCACCCCGCCGCCCCCGGACCGTCACCCGCCGCCGCAGTGCCCTCGCGGGTCTGGTCCTCGCCGCGGCCGTCGTCGTGGGGCTGACCGGCTGCACGAACGCCGTCGCCATGCAGCCCGCTCCCTCGGCGAACGCGGCCGCCTGCGCCGGCGCCCAGGTCCGGCTCCCCGCGACGCTGAACGGCACGCTCCCGCTCCGGAACACCTCCGCGCAAGCGACCGCCGCGTGGGGCTCCCCCGCCGCCGTGCTCTACCACTGCGGCGTCGCCGTGCCGACCGTCTCCGACCTGCCGTGCTTCGCGAAGGGTTCGGTCGACTGGATCCGCGACGACCGCGGGCAGAACGTCGTCTACACGACCTTCGGCCGGTCCCCGGCGGTGCAGGTCGTCATCGACACGAAGCGCGCCACGGCCGACGCGCTGCAGGACCTCGGTGACGCCGTGTCGACGCTGCCGAAGGACGGGCACCGCTGCCTCGATCCGCAGGACGTCAGCTAG
- the thiL gene encoding thiamine-phosphate kinase, which produces MGTPTVGALGELAVLARVTRRLPSGSPLLGPGDDCAVVAAPDGRFVVTTDMMVHGPDFRWAWSSPEDVGWKAAATNLSDVAAMGAVPSGLVVAIAAPQETPVTVLEGIADGFRTAIDALAPGIGVVGGDLSTSATFSLTVTAFGDLGGRTPVLRSGARPGDVLAVSGELGPAARGLARLFRDGVDAAGEPDADRVRASGADTDPDVARQRRPVPPIADGPLAAGAGATAMLDLSDGLAIDAGRLARASGVTLELDVEPALDPVALHGGEDHGLLATFPAEAALPGGFRRIGVVRVRDDVGSGEAGHGDTGSYDTGSSDTARGGTGRSVDLVRGGEVVPTTGWDPYADWDGAAG; this is translated from the coding sequence GTGGGCACACCGACGGTCGGGGCACTCGGCGAACTGGCCGTGCTCGCCCGCGTGACCCGGCGCCTCCCGTCCGGGTCACCGCTGCTCGGCCCCGGCGACGACTGCGCGGTCGTCGCCGCTCCGGACGGACGGTTCGTCGTGACGACGGACATGATGGTGCACGGCCCGGACTTCCGGTGGGCGTGGTCCTCGCCCGAGGACGTCGGCTGGAAGGCCGCCGCCACGAACCTCTCCGACGTCGCCGCGATGGGCGCGGTGCCCTCGGGTCTCGTGGTCGCCATCGCCGCCCCGCAGGAGACGCCGGTCACCGTGCTCGAGGGCATCGCCGACGGCTTCCGCACCGCCATCGACGCACTGGCACCTGGGATCGGCGTCGTCGGCGGCGACCTGTCGACCTCGGCGACGTTCTCACTGACCGTGACGGCGTTCGGCGACCTCGGCGGACGCACCCCGGTCCTCCGCTCGGGCGCGCGCCCCGGCGACGTCCTGGCGGTCTCCGGCGAGCTCGGGCCGGCCGCACGGGGGCTCGCCCGGCTGTTCCGCGACGGCGTGGACGCTGCCGGTGAGCCGGACGCGGACCGGGTCCGGGCGAGCGGGGCGGACACCGACCCCGACGTCGCCCGGCAACGCCGTCCGGTCCCGCCGATCGCCGACGGTCCGCTCGCTGCTGGGGCCGGAGCGACCGCGATGCTCGACCTCTCGGACGGCCTGGCGATCGACGCCGGTCGGCTGGCACGTGCGAGTGGGGTGACGCTGGAACTCGACGTCGAGCCGGCGCTGGACCCGGTCGCGCTGCACGGTGGTGAGGACCACGGGCTGCTGGCGACCTTCCCGGCCGAGGCCGCCCTGCCGGGCGGGTTCCGACGGATCGGGGTCGTCCGGGTGCGCGACGACGTGGGCAGCGGCGAGGCGGGGCACGGCGACACGGGGAGCTACGACACGGGGAGCAGCGACACGGCGCGCGGCGGTACCGGCCGCAGTGTCGACCTGGTGCGTGGCGGGGAAGTGGTCCCGACGACGGGGTGGGACCCCTACGCCGACTGGGACGGCGCAGCGGGCTGA
- a CDS encoding RsmD family RNA methyltransferase, translated as MTRIIAGAAGSTTLRVPKSGTRPTSDRVREALFSSLESRGLIDDTSVADLYAGTGALGLEAASRGAVEVSLVDRAAPAAAACRENAKAVQKRVPGVRVAVHAQPALGYLRTTAKTFDLVFIDPPYEVPESELTDVLDALVSRLTPEAVVVVERGTRSPEPTWPTGLTPFSKRSWGDTVAWEAVADAAG; from the coding sequence ATGACCCGCATCATCGCCGGTGCCGCCGGCTCCACGACGCTCCGGGTGCCGAAGTCCGGCACCCGGCCGACGAGCGACCGCGTGCGCGAAGCGCTCTTCTCGTCGCTCGAGTCGCGCGGGCTGATCGACGACACCTCGGTGGCCGACCTCTACGCGGGGACCGGCGCACTCGGGCTCGAAGCGGCGTCGCGCGGTGCGGTCGAGGTGTCGCTCGTCGACCGGGCGGCTCCCGCTGCCGCCGCCTGTCGCGAGAACGCGAAGGCGGTGCAGAAGCGGGTGCCCGGCGTCCGGGTCGCGGTGCACGCGCAGCCGGCCCTCGGCTACCTCCGGACCACGGCGAAGACCTTCGACCTGGTGTTCATCGACCCGCCGTACGAGGTCCCGGAGTCCGAACTGACCGACGTCCTCGACGCCCTGGTGTCCCGACTGACGCCCGAGGCGGTCGTCGTCGTCGAACGGGGCACCCGTTCCCCGGAGCCGACGTGGCCGACCGGACTGACGCCGTTCAGCAAGCGGTCGTGGGGCGACACCGTCGCGTGGGAAGCCGTGGCGGACGCCGCCGGCTGA
- a CDS encoding ATP-dependent DNA helicase RecG, whose translation MKLANVLGGRTAKAIEKAFGHRTVGEFLEHAPRRYAERGALTALDSLAIGEPVTIVAEVVEVRERTMRARRGSILEAKIGDGKGLLTLTFFNQGWRTKDLVVGARGIFAGKVGDYRGARQLAHPDYELFDADDPRATADPESDEAIRFSRQPIPIYPATASLSSWQIAKAMGIVLDTLPEVTDPIPASVRTRLDLVPFRKALEMLHRPEKVADFKRAQDALRYREAFVLQTALVQRRIAARATASVARVAAPGGILERFDATLPFTLTDDQRAVGAEIAQDMAGTWPMHRLVQGEVGSGKTLVAIRAMLTVAESGGQSALIAPTEVLAAQHLRSIVKFLGPDLAAELRPVILTGSQSTDERRRALLAAASGGSRLVVGTHALLGDRVDFAELGLVVVDEQHRFGVEQREALRTKGATPPHVLVLTATPIPRTVAMTVFGDLDVSTIQGMPSGRAGVETFTVGLAEHPGWESRIWTRMAEELADGRQAFVVCPAIDDAHGEDDGAPEPAADGSDPEGTPTRKPATVLATAERMRTMPVLAGRRIEVLHGRMTAEEKDRVMTSFADGAVDVLVATTVIEVGVDVPNASMMAVLDADRFGVSQLHQLRGRIGRGQYAGVCLLVTHAEAETVSRERVDAVAASDDGFELARVDLELRREGDVLGERQSGGRSSLTLLRVVQHADVIIDARDEAERLLERDPDLSGSPALRDALTRRLDESDAAFLGKN comes from the coding sequence GTGAAGCTGGCCAACGTCCTCGGTGGCCGGACCGCGAAGGCGATCGAGAAGGCCTTCGGGCACCGGACGGTCGGTGAGTTCCTCGAGCACGCCCCCCGGCGCTACGCCGAACGCGGTGCGCTGACCGCCCTGGACTCCCTGGCGATCGGCGAACCGGTGACGATCGTGGCCGAAGTGGTCGAGGTCCGCGAGCGCACGATGCGGGCCCGGCGCGGCTCGATCCTCGAAGCGAAGATCGGGGACGGCAAGGGCCTGCTGACCCTGACCTTCTTCAACCAGGGCTGGCGCACGAAGGACCTGGTCGTCGGCGCTCGGGGCATCTTCGCGGGCAAGGTCGGCGACTACCGCGGGGCCCGGCAGCTGGCCCACCCGGACTACGAGCTCTTCGACGCCGACGACCCGCGCGCGACGGCCGACCCGGAGTCGGACGAGGCCATCCGCTTCTCCCGCCAGCCGATCCCGATCTACCCGGCCACCGCGTCACTGTCGTCGTGGCAGATCGCGAAGGCCATGGGCATCGTCCTCGACACCCTGCCTGAGGTCACCGATCCGATCCCCGCATCGGTGCGGACCCGTCTCGACCTGGTGCCGTTCCGGAAGGCGCTCGAGATGCTGCACCGACCCGAGAAGGTCGCGGACTTCAAACGCGCTCAGGACGCGTTGCGCTACCGCGAGGCGTTCGTGCTGCAGACCGCCCTGGTGCAGCGCCGGATCGCGGCCCGTGCGACGGCGTCGGTGGCCCGGGTCGCCGCTCCGGGCGGGATCCTCGAGCGGTTCGACGCGACCCTGCCGTTCACGCTCACCGACGACCAGCGAGCGGTCGGTGCCGAGATCGCCCAGGACATGGCCGGAACGTGGCCGATGCACCGGCTCGTGCAGGGCGAGGTCGGTTCCGGCAAGACCCTCGTGGCGATCCGGGCGATGCTCACCGTGGCGGAGTCGGGCGGCCAGTCCGCCCTGATCGCCCCGACGGAGGTCCTGGCCGCGCAGCACCTCCGGTCGATCGTGAAGTTCCTCGGCCCGGACCTGGCGGCGGAACTCCGGCCGGTGATCCTGACCGGCTCGCAGTCCACCGACGAACGCCGACGCGCACTGCTCGCGGCGGCCTCCGGTGGCTCCCGGCTCGTCGTCGGGACGCACGCGCTCCTCGGTGACCGCGTGGACTTCGCCGAGCTCGGTCTGGTGGTCGTCGACGAGCAGCACCGCTTCGGCGTCGAGCAGCGTGAGGCACTCCGGACGAAGGGCGCGACCCCGCCGCACGTGCTGGTGCTCACCGCGACGCCGATCCCGCGCACGGTCGCGATGACGGTGTTCGGCGACCTCGACGTCTCGACCATCCAGGGCATGCCCTCCGGCCGCGCCGGTGTGGAGACCTTCACGGTCGGGCTGGCCGAGCACCCGGGGTGGGAGTCCCGGATCTGGACCCGGATGGCGGAGGAACTCGCCGACGGCCGGCAGGCGTTCGTGGTCTGCCCGGCCATCGACGACGCGCACGGTGAGGACGACGGCGCACCGGAACCGGCAGCCGACGGCAGCGACCCCGAGGGCACGCCGACCCGGAAGCCCGCGACCGTCCTGGCGACCGCCGAACGGATGCGGACGATGCCGGTCCTCGCGGGGCGTCGGATCGAGGTCCTGCACGGACGGATGACGGCGGAGGAGAAGGACCGCGTGATGACGTCCTTCGCCGACGGCGCGGTCGACGTGCTCGTCGCCACGACGGTCATCGAGGTCGGGGTGGACGTGCCGAACGCCTCGATGATGGCCGTGCTCGACGCCGACCGGTTCGGTGTCTCGCAGCTGCACCAGCTCCGTGGTCGGATCGGCCGCGGGCAGTACGCGGGCGTCTGCCTGCTCGTCACCCACGCCGAGGCCGAGACGGTCTCGCGCGAGCGGGTCGACGCCGTCGCGGCGTCCGACGACGGGTTCGAGCTCGCCCGGGTCGACCTGGAACTCCGACGTGAGGGCGACGTCCTCGGCGAACGACAGTCCGGCGGGCGGTCGTCCCTGACGCTCCTGCGGGTGGTGCAGCACGCGGACGTCATCATCGACGCCCGTGACGAGGCCGAGCGGCTCCTCGAGCGCGACCCGGACCTCAGCGGCAGCCCGGCGCTCCGGGACGCCCTGACACGCCGCCTGGACGAGTCCGACGCGGCCTTCCTCGGCAAGAACTGA
- the coaD gene encoding pantetheine-phosphate adenylyltransferase — MTKIAVVPGSFDPVTLGHLDVIARAAELFDEVHVLVVHNPDKKAALFDAVDRVRLIEESLTEVGVPGRVVVGEWTAGLLVDYCRQVGSKILVKGVRSGEDVAYETPMAIMNRHLAGVETVFLLPDAARAHVSSSLIRQVSSLGGDVTPYVPQVVARALADRR, encoded by the coding sequence ATGACGAAGATCGCCGTCGTGCCCGGTTCCTTCGACCCCGTGACGCTGGGGCACCTCGACGTCATCGCCCGTGCCGCCGAGCTGTTCGACGAGGTCCACGTGCTCGTCGTGCACAACCCCGACAAGAAGGCCGCGCTGTTCGACGCCGTCGACCGGGTCCGTCTGATCGAGGAGTCCCTGACCGAGGTCGGGGTCCCCGGCCGGGTCGTCGTCGGGGAGTGGACCGCCGGGCTGCTGGTCGACTACTGCCGACAGGTCGGCTCGAAGATCCTGGTGAAGGGCGTCCGCTCCGGCGAGGACGTGGCGTACGAGACCCCGATGGCGATCATGAACCGCCACCTGGCCGGCGTCGAGACGGTGTTCCTGCTGCCGGACGCCGCCCGGGCGCACGTGTCGAGCTCGCTCATCCGGCAGGTCTCGAGCCTGGGCGGGGACGTCACGCCGTACGTGCCCCAGGTCGTGGCCCGGGCGCTCGCCGACCGCCGCTGA
- a CDS encoding YceD family protein: protein MYSSVNSPYALRVRELAQRPGEMREVSLDIAVPSTLGAGLIAVREGDQMHLDVKLEGLHEGVLVSGHARAEATGECSRCLIDISEPVEVEFAELFAYAASEEFDYQVHDDHVDCEPVVRDAVVLSLPFTPVCRPDCPGLDPVTGERLADVGERPAPSATDPRWAALGGIQFDSNDSNEHQNPGGHHAADQTTADEERAPADQAE from the coding sequence GTGTATTCCTCCGTGAACAGCCCCTACGCCCTGCGTGTGCGTGAACTCGCGCAACGGCCGGGCGAGATGCGCGAGGTCTCGCTCGACATCGCGGTGCCGAGCACGCTCGGCGCCGGTCTGATCGCGGTGCGCGAGGGTGACCAGATGCACCTCGACGTCAAGCTCGAGGGCCTGCACGAGGGCGTCCTGGTGTCCGGACACGCCCGGGCCGAGGCAACGGGGGAGTGCTCGCGCTGCCTCATCGACATCAGCGAGCCCGTCGAGGTCGAATTCGCGGAACTGTTCGCGTATGCTGCCTCGGAGGAATTCGACTACCAGGTTCACGATGACCACGTGGATTGTGAACCGGTCGTCCGAGACGCGGTGGTGTTGTCGCTGCCGTTCACCCCGGTCTGCCGACCGGACTGTCCAGGACTCGACCCGGTGACGGGTGAGCGCCTGGCGGACGTCGGCGAACGACCGGCTCCGTCGGCCACCGATCCTCGCTGGGCAGCGCTCGGCGGGATCCAGTTCGACAGCAACGACAGCAACGAGCACCAGAACCCCGGCGGGCACCACGCCGCTGACCAGACCACCGCGGACGAGGAGCGGGCGCCGGCCGACCAGGCCGAGTGA
- the rpmF gene encoding 50S ribosomal protein L32 codes for MAVPKRKQSRANTHARRSQWKAAPVQLVKTIENGKVVYSLPHRAKVVEDSAGTPLYMEYKGRKVADV; via the coding sequence ATGGCCGTCCCGAAGCGCAAGCAGTCCCGTGCGAACACGCACGCCCGTCGATCGCAGTGGAAGGCCGCACCGGTCCAGCTCGTGAAGACGATCGAGAACGGCAAGGTCGTCTACAGCCTCCCGCACCGTGCGAAGGTCGTCGAGGACTCCGCCGGCACCCCCCTGTACATGGAGTACAAGGGCCGCAAGGTCGCCGACGTCTGA
- the rnc gene encoding ribonuclease III, translated as MTATSGAAGSSPVGPDVVRLRDLLGVPVDPELLQLALTHRSYAYEHGGIRHNERLEFLGDSILGQAVTVKLFRDYPELDEGELAKRRASLVSTVALAEIGRHIGLGAYLRLGKGEEQTGGRDKSSILADTVEAVIGATYISAGADAATDLVLRLVAPLLVDPARFGAAMDPKTSLQELASVLTLGNPAYRITEAGPDHDKTFHATVVLQGEDIATGTGTSKKTAEMSAALDAWTRLSGRTAGA; from the coding sequence ATGACTGCGACGTCCGGCGCCGCGGGGTCCAGCCCCGTGGGGCCGGACGTCGTTCGTCTTCGTGACCTCCTCGGGGTCCCCGTCGACCCCGAGCTCCTCCAGCTCGCGCTGACCCACCGCTCGTACGCGTACGAGCACGGCGGGATCCGGCACAACGAGCGGCTGGAGTTCCTCGGCGACTCCATCCTCGGCCAGGCCGTGACCGTCAAGCTCTTCCGGGACTACCCGGAGCTCGACGAGGGTGAGCTCGCCAAGCGGCGCGCCAGCCTCGTGTCGACCGTCGCCCTGGCGGAGATCGGCCGGCACATCGGGCTCGGCGCGTACCTCCGGCTCGGCAAGGGCGAGGAACAGACCGGCGGGCGGGACAAGTCCTCGATCCTCGCCGACACCGTCGAGGCCGTGATCGGTGCGACGTACATCTCCGCCGGTGCCGACGCCGCGACCGACCTCGTGCTCCGTCTCGTCGCGCCGCTGCTCGTCGACCCGGCTCGGTTCGGTGCCGCGATGGACCCGAAGACCAGCCTGCAGGAGCTCGCCTCCGTGCTGACGCTCGGCAACCCGGCCTACCGGATCACCGAGGCGGGCCCGGACCACGACAAGACCTTCCACGCCACCGTGGTGCTGCAGGGCGAGGACATCGCCACCGGCACCGGGACGAGCAAGAAGACCGCCGAGATGTCGGCGGCGCTCGACGCCTGGACGCGACTGTCCGGGCGCACCGCCGGGGCCTGA
- the mutM gene encoding bifunctional DNA-formamidopyrimidine glycosylase/DNA-(apurinic or apyrimidinic site) lyase translates to MPELPEVEVVRAGLEPAVTGARVLHVQVLDERALTRHDGLAEDFAHRLTGRTIAAAVRRGKFMWFPLHDDAQPGPGTDAHAGPGTDAHAGPGTDARPEALVAHLGMSGQILLGRDRPAARHRRIVIDVQPPGTDRDGAPEAPVQLEFVDQRTFGSMAIDRMLPTVDGAPAGLAGAVDTLDPAAAWRRRIPFQVSHIARDPLDPAFDDDRFLAAARKRSSGIKRVLLDQGVISGIGNIYADESLWAAKLHFDRPADRLPRATLRGLLDEVRAVLRRALEDGGTSFDDQYVNVNGQSGYFSQRLAVYGQQGEPCPRCGTPIVREPWMNRSSHRCPVCQPRPRARLR, encoded by the coding sequence GTGCCCGAACTCCCCGAGGTCGAGGTCGTCCGCGCGGGCCTCGAACCCGCGGTCACCGGTGCACGGGTGCTGCACGTGCAGGTGCTCGACGAGCGGGCCCTCACCCGGCACGACGGCCTGGCCGAGGACTTCGCGCACCGGCTGACCGGCCGGACGATCGCCGCCGCCGTCCGCCGTGGCAAGTTCATGTGGTTCCCGCTGCACGACGACGCGCAGCCCGGACCAGGAACCGACGCGCACGCCGGACCGGGAACCGACGCGCACGCCGGACCGGGAACCGACGCGCGCCCCGAGGCCCTCGTCGCCCACCTCGGCATGAGCGGCCAGATCCTGCTCGGCCGCGACCGCCCCGCCGCCCGCCACCGCCGCATCGTCATCGACGTGCAGCCGCCCGGCACGGACCGCGACGGTGCGCCGGAGGCACCCGTCCAGCTCGAGTTCGTCGACCAGCGGACCTTCGGCTCGATGGCCATCGACCGGATGCTGCCGACGGTCGACGGCGCTCCCGCGGGGCTCGCTGGTGCCGTGGACACGCTCGACCCCGCCGCCGCCTGGCGCCGCCGGATCCCGTTCCAGGTGTCGCACATCGCCCGCGACCCGCTCGACCCGGCGTTCGACGACGACCGGTTCCTCGCCGCCGCACGCAAACGGTCGAGCGGCATCAAGCGGGTCCTGCTCGACCAGGGCGTGATCAGCGGCATCGGCAACATCTACGCCGACGAGTCGCTCTGGGCCGCGAAGCTCCACTTCGACCGCCCGGCCGACCGGCTGCCCCGCGCGACGCTCCGCGGGCTCCTCGACGAGGTCCGTGCGGTGCTGCGACGCGCGCTCGAGGACGGCGGCACGAGCTTCGACGACCAGTACGTCAACGTGAACGGGCAGTCCGGCTACTTCTCGCAGCGCCTGGCGGTCTACGGGCAACAGGGTGAGCCGTGTCCACGGTGCGGGACGCCGATCGTGCGCGAGCCGTGGATGAACCGCTCCAGCCACCGTTGCCCCGTGTGCCAACCGAGGCCCCGGGCCCGCCTGCGTTAG